The following are encoded together in the Lathyrus oleraceus cultivar Zhongwan6 chromosome 3, CAAS_Psat_ZW6_1.0, whole genome shotgun sequence genome:
- the LOC127132191 gene encoding AT-hook motif nuclear-localized protein 14 isoform X2: MEPNDNQLSSFFHHHNHQQQHHHHPQHHQQHHQGNSTTLASATTTTTTASPTNGLDGSHILYPSAVSSQLEPAKRKRGRPRKYGTPEQALAAKKASTSSFSPTSDNNNNNNSNKNTNSFIPSPSFTSKKSHSLSLGQGFSVHVIAVAAGEDVGQKIMQFVQQNRGEICILSASGSISNASLRQPASSGGNITYEGRFDIISLTGSYVRNETGGRSGGLSVCLSNSDGQIIGGGIGGPLKAAGPVQVIVGTFSADNKKDTSAGGKVDASAGKLPSPVGESASSLGFRQTVDSSSGNPMRVNDEHQTMGGSHFMIQQLGLHVTPPRSTDWGSHPDSRHAGYDLSGRTGHGSHQSPENGGYDQIPD; this comes from the exons ATGGAACCCAATGACAACCAATTAAGCTCTTTCTTCCACCACCACAACCACCAACAACAGCACCATCACCACCCCCAACACCACCAACAACACCATCAGGGAAATTCCACCACTCTAGCCTCcgccaccaccaccaccaccaccgcTTCTCCCACCAACGGCCTCGATGGATCCCACATACTCTACCCTTCTGCTGTCTCCTCTCAGCTGGAACCAGCTAAGAGAAAAAGAGGAAGACCTAGAAAATATGGAACTCCAGAACAAGCCCTAGCTGCTAAAAAAGCTTCTACGTCGTCGTTTTCACCTACTTctgacaacaacaacaacaacaacagcaacaagAATACCAACTCTTTCATTCCTTCTCCTTCTTTCACTTCTAAGAAATCTCATTCTCTCTCTCTAG GACAAGGTTTCAGTGTACATGTCATTGCTGTTGCTGCTGGTGAG GATGTTGGCCAGAAAATTATGCAATTTGTGCAACAAAATAGGGGTGAAATATGCATTCTGTCTGCATCTGGTTCCATCTCTAATGCCTCTCTTCGCCAACCGGCATCTTCAGGAGGCAACATTACGTATGAG GGTCGGTTTGATATTATTTCACTTACCGGTTCCTATGTCCGTAATGAAACTGGGGGGCGAAGTGGTGGTCTCAGTGTATGCTTGTCTAATTCTGATGGACAAATCATAGGCGGTGGTATTGGTGGGCCTCTTAAAGCTGCTGGTCCCGTTCAG GTCATTGTTGGTACATTTTCTGCCGACAACAAGAAGGATACTAGTGCTGGTGGAAAAGTGGATGCCTCTGCCGGTAAGTTGCCATCACCAGTTGGCGAATCAGCATCAAGTTTAGGTTTCCGTCAAACAGTTGACAGTTCCAGCGGGAATCCAATGCGGGTAAATGATGAACATCAAACCATGGGGGGAAGTCATTTCATGATTCAACAGCTTGGTTTGCATGTCACACCTCCCAGGTCCACAGACTGGGGAAGTCATCCAGATTCAAGACATGCTGGTTATGACCTATCAG GAAGAACAGGTCACGGGTCGCACCAGTCTCCTGAGAATGGAGGCTATGACCAAATTCCTGATTGA
- the LOC127132191 gene encoding AT-hook motif nuclear-localized protein 14 isoform X4, whose protein sequence is MEPNDNQLSSFFHHHNHQQQHHHHPQHHQQHHQGNSTTLASATTTTTTASPTNGLDGSHILYPSAVSSQLEPAKRKRGRPRKYGTPEQALAAKKASTSSFSPTSDNNNNNNSNKNTNSFIPSPSFTSKKSHSLSLGQGFSVHVIAVAAGEGRFDIISLTGSYVRNETGGRSGGLSVCLSNSDGQIIGGGIGGPLKAAGPVQVIVGTFSADNKKDTSAGGKVDASAGKLPSPVGESASSLGFRQTVDSSSGNPMRVNDEHQTMGGSHFMIQQLGLHVTPPRSTDWGSHPDSRHAGYDLSGRTGHGSHQSPENGGYDQIPD, encoded by the exons ATGGAACCCAATGACAACCAATTAAGCTCTTTCTTCCACCACCACAACCACCAACAACAGCACCATCACCACCCCCAACACCACCAACAACACCATCAGGGAAATTCCACCACTCTAGCCTCcgccaccaccaccaccaccaccgcTTCTCCCACCAACGGCCTCGATGGATCCCACATACTCTACCCTTCTGCTGTCTCCTCTCAGCTGGAACCAGCTAAGAGAAAAAGAGGAAGACCTAGAAAATATGGAACTCCAGAACAAGCCCTAGCTGCTAAAAAAGCTTCTACGTCGTCGTTTTCACCTACTTctgacaacaacaacaacaacaacagcaacaagAATACCAACTCTTTCATTCCTTCTCCTTCTTTCACTTCTAAGAAATCTCATTCTCTCTCTCTAG GACAAGGTTTCAGTGTACATGTCATTGCTGTTGCTGCTGGTGAG GGTCGGTTTGATATTATTTCACTTACCGGTTCCTATGTCCGTAATGAAACTGGGGGGCGAAGTGGTGGTCTCAGTGTATGCTTGTCTAATTCTGATGGACAAATCATAGGCGGTGGTATTGGTGGGCCTCTTAAAGCTGCTGGTCCCGTTCAG GTCATTGTTGGTACATTTTCTGCCGACAACAAGAAGGATACTAGTGCTGGTGGAAAAGTGGATGCCTCTGCCGGTAAGTTGCCATCACCAGTTGGCGAATCAGCATCAAGTTTAGGTTTCCGTCAAACAGTTGACAGTTCCAGCGGGAATCCAATGCGGGTAAATGATGAACATCAAACCATGGGGGGAAGTCATTTCATGATTCAACAGCTTGGTTTGCATGTCACACCTCCCAGGTCCACAGACTGGGGAAGTCATCCAGATTCAAGACATGCTGGTTATGACCTATCAG GAAGAACAGGTCACGGGTCGCACCAGTCTCCTGAGAATGGAGGCTATGACCAAATTCCTGATTGA
- the LOC127132191 gene encoding AT-hook motif nuclear-localized protein 14 isoform X3, giving the protein MEPNDNQLSSFFHHHNHQQQHHHHPQHHQQHHQGNSTTLASATTTTTTASPTNGLDGSHILYPSAVSSQLEPAKRKRGRPRKYGTPEQALAAKKASTSSFSPTSDNNNNNNSNKNTNSFIPSPSFTSKKSHSLSLGNAGQGFSVHVIAVAAGEGRFDIISLTGSYVRNETGGRSGGLSVCLSNSDGQIIGGGIGGPLKAAGPVQVIVGTFSADNKKDTSAGGKVDASAGKLPSPVGESASSLGFRQTVDSSSGNPMRVNDEHQTMGGSHFMIQQLGLHVTPPRSTDWGSHPDSRHAGYDLSGRTGHGSHQSPENGGYDQIPD; this is encoded by the exons ATGGAACCCAATGACAACCAATTAAGCTCTTTCTTCCACCACCACAACCACCAACAACAGCACCATCACCACCCCCAACACCACCAACAACACCATCAGGGAAATTCCACCACTCTAGCCTCcgccaccaccaccaccaccaccgcTTCTCCCACCAACGGCCTCGATGGATCCCACATACTCTACCCTTCTGCTGTCTCCTCTCAGCTGGAACCAGCTAAGAGAAAAAGAGGAAGACCTAGAAAATATGGAACTCCAGAACAAGCCCTAGCTGCTAAAAAAGCTTCTACGTCGTCGTTTTCACCTACTTctgacaacaacaacaacaacaacagcaacaagAATACCAACTCTTTCATTCCTTCTCCTTCTTTCACTTCTAAGAAATCTCATTCTCTCTCTCTAG GCAATGCAGGACAAGGTTTCAGTGTACATGTCATTGCTGTTGCTGCTGGTGAG GGTCGGTTTGATATTATTTCACTTACCGGTTCCTATGTCCGTAATGAAACTGGGGGGCGAAGTGGTGGTCTCAGTGTATGCTTGTCTAATTCTGATGGACAAATCATAGGCGGTGGTATTGGTGGGCCTCTTAAAGCTGCTGGTCCCGTTCAG GTCATTGTTGGTACATTTTCTGCCGACAACAAGAAGGATACTAGTGCTGGTGGAAAAGTGGATGCCTCTGCCGGTAAGTTGCCATCACCAGTTGGCGAATCAGCATCAAGTTTAGGTTTCCGTCAAACAGTTGACAGTTCCAGCGGGAATCCAATGCGGGTAAATGATGAACATCAAACCATGGGGGGAAGTCATTTCATGATTCAACAGCTTGGTTTGCATGTCACACCTCCCAGGTCCACAGACTGGGGAAGTCATCCAGATTCAAGACATGCTGGTTATGACCTATCAG GAAGAACAGGTCACGGGTCGCACCAGTCTCCTGAGAATGGAGGCTATGACCAAATTCCTGATTGA
- the LOC127132191 gene encoding AT-hook motif nuclear-localized protein 14 isoform X1 → MEPNDNQLSSFFHHHNHQQQHHHHPQHHQQHHQGNSTTLASATTTTTTASPTNGLDGSHILYPSAVSSQLEPAKRKRGRPRKYGTPEQALAAKKASTSSFSPTSDNNNNNNSNKNTNSFIPSPSFTSKKSHSLSLGNAGQGFSVHVIAVAAGEDVGQKIMQFVQQNRGEICILSASGSISNASLRQPASSGGNITYEGRFDIISLTGSYVRNETGGRSGGLSVCLSNSDGQIIGGGIGGPLKAAGPVQVIVGTFSADNKKDTSAGGKVDASAGKLPSPVGESASSLGFRQTVDSSSGNPMRVNDEHQTMGGSHFMIQQLGLHVTPPRSTDWGSHPDSRHAGYDLSGRTGHGSHQSPENGGYDQIPD, encoded by the exons ATGGAACCCAATGACAACCAATTAAGCTCTTTCTTCCACCACCACAACCACCAACAACAGCACCATCACCACCCCCAACACCACCAACAACACCATCAGGGAAATTCCACCACTCTAGCCTCcgccaccaccaccaccaccaccgcTTCTCCCACCAACGGCCTCGATGGATCCCACATACTCTACCCTTCTGCTGTCTCCTCTCAGCTGGAACCAGCTAAGAGAAAAAGAGGAAGACCTAGAAAATATGGAACTCCAGAACAAGCCCTAGCTGCTAAAAAAGCTTCTACGTCGTCGTTTTCACCTACTTctgacaacaacaacaacaacaacagcaacaagAATACCAACTCTTTCATTCCTTCTCCTTCTTTCACTTCTAAGAAATCTCATTCTCTCTCTCTAG GCAATGCAGGACAAGGTTTCAGTGTACATGTCATTGCTGTTGCTGCTGGTGAG GATGTTGGCCAGAAAATTATGCAATTTGTGCAACAAAATAGGGGTGAAATATGCATTCTGTCTGCATCTGGTTCCATCTCTAATGCCTCTCTTCGCCAACCGGCATCTTCAGGAGGCAACATTACGTATGAG GGTCGGTTTGATATTATTTCACTTACCGGTTCCTATGTCCGTAATGAAACTGGGGGGCGAAGTGGTGGTCTCAGTGTATGCTTGTCTAATTCTGATGGACAAATCATAGGCGGTGGTATTGGTGGGCCTCTTAAAGCTGCTGGTCCCGTTCAG GTCATTGTTGGTACATTTTCTGCCGACAACAAGAAGGATACTAGTGCTGGTGGAAAAGTGGATGCCTCTGCCGGTAAGTTGCCATCACCAGTTGGCGAATCAGCATCAAGTTTAGGTTTCCGTCAAACAGTTGACAGTTCCAGCGGGAATCCAATGCGGGTAAATGATGAACATCAAACCATGGGGGGAAGTCATTTCATGATTCAACAGCTTGGTTTGCATGTCACACCTCCCAGGTCCACAGACTGGGGAAGTCATCCAGATTCAAGACATGCTGGTTATGACCTATCAG GAAGAACAGGTCACGGGTCGCACCAGTCTCCTGAGAATGGAGGCTATGACCAAATTCCTGATTGA
- the LOC127132192 gene encoding protein EIN4 — MELGFSSSSSLLLLLLLLLICSSLVISVYGEYIHCNCDDDDDDDDGIWSVQSILICQKVSDFFIAIAYFSIPLELLYFVSYSNVPFKLVFLQFVAFIVLCGLTHLLNAYTYYGPHSFQLFLALTVAKFFTALVSCATAITFPTLIPLLLKIKVRELFLRQNVLELGQEVGIMLKQKEASWHVRMLTREIRKSLDKHTILYTTLVELSKALDLHNCAVWMPDEDIRVMHLTHELKPNPGRNFHSSISVNDLDVLEIRKSKSVLVLRLDSELGAASSGGSEDSGAVAAIRMPILHVSNFKGGTPEFVETSYAILVLVLPKSNSRVWTSPEMEIVEVVADQVAVALSHASVLEESQIMREKLAEQNRALQQAQKYAMMASQARSSFEKVMSHGMRRPMHSILGLLSMFQEDNIRSEQKIVVDTILKVSNSLSRLINDVMEISANDKGSFQLELKHFHLHSMMREASCIAKCLCVYKGFRLEIDVQRSLPDMVIGDEARSFQIILHMIGYLLNLYDRGTLVFQVSLESDTGVDMDDRSSGIWRSSLQNDNVYIKFNFQITGTSSHSDESILTSKMHHGNVPKEGLSFSICKTLVQMMQGNIWISPNSLGLAQGVTVLLKFQLGSSHGRFVLANKDFSNHQLRGLNVILADDDNVNRTVTKKLLEKLGCQVTAVSSGFDCLAAITASSVSFKIILLDLHMPEMDGFEVARKIRKFQSRNWPLIIALTASAEEHIKERCLQVGMNGLIRKPIILHEIAEEIRTVLLRADYGDACHCRTEKDEIQSFGNAYNLIILCVCNFFFFKYMNLFKLF, encoded by the exons atggaattagggttttcttcttcttcttctttgttgttgttgttgttactGTTATTGATTTGTAGTTCTCTTGTGATTTCTGTTTATGGTGAATATATACATTGTAActgtgatgatgatgatgatgatgatgatggaaTTTGGAGTGTTCAGAGTATTCTGATTTGTCAAAAAGTCAGTGATTTTTTCATTGCTATTGCATATTTTTCAATTCCTCTTGAGCTTCTTTATTTTGTTAGTTACTCCAATGTTCCATTTAAGTTGGTGTTTCTTCAATTTGTTGCTTTCATTGTTCTATGCGGTTTGACACATTTACTCAATGCTTATACTTACTATGGTCCTCATTCCTTTCAATTGTTTCTGGCTCTCACTGTTGCGAAATTCTTCACTGCTCTTGTTTCGTGTGCTACTGCAATTACTTTTCCGACTTTGATTCCGCTTCTTTTGAAAATTAAGGTGAGGGAGTTGTTTTTGAGGCAGAATGTGTTGGAATTAGGGCAAGAGGTTGGGATTATGCTGAAACAGAAGGAGGCTAGTTGGCATGTTAGGATGTTGACGCGTGAGATTAGGAAGTCGTTGGATAAGCATACGATATTGTATACTACGCTTGTTGAGCTTTCTAAGGCTTTGGATTTGCATAATTGTGCGGTTTGGATGCCGGATGAGGATATCAGGGTGATGCATTTGACTCATGAGTTGAAGCCGAATCCGGGGAGGAATTTTCATAGTTCTATTTCTGTTAATGATTTGGATGTGTTGGAGATAAGAAAGAGCAAGAGTGTGTTGGTTTTGAGGCTTGATTCTGAGCTTGGAGCTGCGAGTAGTGGTGGATCTGAGGATTCGGGTGCTGTAGCAGCCATTCGTATGCCGATACTTCATGTTTCAAATTTCAAAGGAGGGACGCCGGAGTTTGTCGAGACATCTTATGCTATATTGGTTTTGGTTCTTCCGAAATCAAACTCTAGGGTTTGGACCTCCCCTGAGATGGAGATAGTGGAAGTTGTTGCTGACCAGGTGGCTGTGGCCTTGTCTCATGCATCTGTTCTTGAAGAGTCTCAGATCATGAGAGAGAAACTTGCAGAACAAAACCGGGCGCTGCAGCAGGCACAAAAGTACGCGATGATGGCTAGTCAGGCAAGGAGCTCGTTTGAGAAAGTGATGAGCCACGGAATGCGGAGACCTATGCATTCAATCCTGGGATTGCTTTCAATGTTTCAAGAGGATAATATAAGATCCGAACAGAAGATTGTTGTTGACACAATATTGAAAGTTAGCAATTCGCTCTCACGTTTGATAAACGATGTCATGGAGATTTCGGCTAACGACAAAGGAAGTTTCCAGTTAGAGTTGAAACATTTCCATCTACATTCCATGATGAGGGAAGCTTCTTGCATTGCAAAGTGTTTGTGTGTATATAAAGGCTTTCGTCTTGAAATTGATGTGCAGAGGTCTTTGCCTGATATGGTAATCGGCGACGAGGCAAGGTCTTTTCAAATAATTTTGCACATGATTGGCTATTTATTGAACTTATACGATAGAGGGACTCTCGTTTTTCAAGTTTCTCTTGAAAGCGATACTGGTGTGGATATGGATGATAGAAGTTCCGGAATATGGAGATCAAGTTTGCAAAATGATAATGTATATATAAAATTTAATTTCCAAATAACCGGTACTAGTTCACATTCAGACGAATCGATTTTAACCAGTAAGATGCACCACGGCAATGTACCTAAGGAGGGCCTGAGCTTTAGCATTTGCAAAACACTTGTGCAG ATGATGCAAGGTAATATCTGGATATCACCAAACTCTCTAGGTTTGGCACAAGGCGTGACAGTTCTTCTCAAGTTTCAATTAGGATCATCGCATGGAAGATTCGTTCTTGCTAATAAAGATTTTTCAAATCATCAGCTCAGAGGGCTTAATGTTATTTTAGCTGATGATGATAATGTAAACAGGACTGTAACGAAGAAGCTACTTGAGAAGCTTGGTTGTCAAGTAACCGCTGTTTCATCGGGTTTTGATTGTTTAGCTGCTATAACTGCCTCCAGTGTGTCATTCAAAATCATTCTATTGGATCTTCACATGCCTGAAATGGACGGTTTTGAAGTTGCAAGGAAGATTCGAAAGTTCCAAAGCCGGAATTGGCCTTTGATTATTGCTCTTACAGCAAGTGCAGAAGAACACATAAAGGAGAGATGCCTACAGGTGGGAATGAATGGATTGATTCGAAAACCTATCATCCTACATGAGATAGCTGAAGAAATTAGAACAGTCTTGTTGCGCGCAG ATTACGGAGATGCTTGTCACTGTCGAACGGAGAAAGATGAAATACAAAGTTTTGGTAACGCATATAATTTGATTATCTTATGCGTGTGTaactttttcttttttaaatatATGAACTTATTTAAACTCTTTTGA